One window of Oceanispirochaeta sp. genomic DNA carries:
- a CDS encoding cation diffusion facilitator family transporter — MNEAFERASQASRITLIGSIVNLLLSIAKMAAGIVAGSAAMVADSVHSLSDLATDIVVLATIKLAKQPVDRNHQYGHGKFETLGTVFIGGALLAVGAGLLISGGQAILQALEGEIPGKPGNLALVAAASSILAKEILYRYTLRVGKKIRSQAVIANAWHHRSDAFSSIGALLGISGAILLGPSFHILDPIAGIIVSAIICWTAFGILKNALAELVEAAVEPELQDKVLQIAGNVPGVTDPHNLRMRRVGSYIVLDLHIRVDRNMSIQNAHQKCHEVEKVITKELGSPIVTIHAEPDEWS, encoded by the coding sequence ATGAATGAGGCTTTTGAAAGAGCCAGCCAGGCCAGCCGGATTACTCTCATAGGGTCCATCGTCAACCTTCTCCTTTCCATTGCAAAAATGGCAGCAGGAATTGTGGCCGGCAGTGCCGCCATGGTTGCCGACAGTGTCCACTCCCTCTCGGACCTCGCGACAGATATTGTTGTTCTGGCCACCATCAAACTGGCCAAGCAGCCGGTAGACAGAAACCATCAGTATGGTCATGGAAAATTTGAAACCCTGGGAACGGTGTTCATTGGAGGAGCCCTTCTGGCGGTTGGTGCGGGTCTCCTGATTTCCGGAGGGCAAGCCATTCTGCAGGCACTGGAGGGGGAAATTCCTGGAAAACCGGGAAATCTGGCCCTCGTCGCTGCCGCCAGTTCCATCCTGGCGAAAGAAATCCTTTACAGATATACCTTACGGGTCGGGAAGAAGATCAGGAGCCAGGCTGTGATAGCCAATGCCTGGCATCACCGTTCCGATGCATTCTCGTCTATCGGGGCTCTTCTGGGCATTTCCGGGGCCATTCTACTCGGCCCTTCATTCCATATTCTTGATCCCATTGCCGGAATCATTGTCAGTGCCATCATATGCTGGACGGCCTTCGGTATCCTGAAGAATGCACTGGCCGAATTGGTTGAGGCCGCGGTAGAACCAGAACTGCAGGATAAAGTTCTGCAGATTGCCGGAAACGTACCTGGTGTAACTGATCCCCATAATCTTAGAATGCGTCGTGTCGGTTCCTATATTGTGCTGGATCTGCACATTCGTGTAGACAGGAATATGAGTATTCAAAATGCCCATCAGAAATGTCATGAAGTGGAAAAAGTTATTACTAAAGAGCTGGGATCCCCCATCGTCACGA
- a CDS encoding MarR family transcriptional regulator — protein MKLNNINNYTEESNEVLSRLAVTIERLSYSLENHERNAISTSSLSSLTGSQIHCLDMARHLGKVRIGQLAEALAISMPTATVTVNLLEKKGYLNKEKSRDDRRAVVVNLTAKGLEISNLHDAIHKGYARQMLGAIGSQNTETLNTLLIQALNKIDADSKMGALG, from the coding sequence ATGAAACTAAATAATATAAACAATTATACAGAAGAGAGTAATGAAGTACTCTCACGTCTAGCCGTCACGATTGAACGTCTTTCCTACAGTCTGGAAAATCATGAACGGAATGCCATTTCAACATCCAGTCTCTCCTCCCTCACAGGCAGTCAGATTCACTGCCTGGATATGGCCCGGCATCTGGGAAAAGTACGGATCGGTCAGCTGGCGGAGGCATTGGCCATCAGCATGCCGACGGCAACAGTGACGGTGAATCTTCTGGAGAAAAAGGGGTATCTGAATAAGGAGAAGTCCAGGGACGATCGGCGGGCCGTTGTTGTTAACCTGACAGCGAAAGGGCTTGAAATATCAAACCTGCACGATGCTATCCACAAGGGATATGCCCGGCAGATGCTGGGGGCAATCGGCTCTCAAAACACAGAGACCCTCAATACCCTTCTCATACAGGCACTCAATAAAATAGACGCAGATTCAAAAATGGGGGCCTTAGGATGA